GCGGTATATGATATATCGTCCTTTATTTTTTTTCAAGACTGGCGATAAAGCTCTTAAAGTGTTTGTTACGGCTGGCATACAAGCTGAATAAAAGCATGATAAGTCCTGAAACTACGGGTATTGCAGGCCAGACAACCCTATGCATTATGATTCCGTATATCCACATGCCAAGGGGAGGGGCTACCATCATTACGGTGTTGAAAACGCCAAAGAGCCGTGCTCTTATGTTTTCTGGAGTATTCATCTGAAAATATGAGAGTAATGGAGCGCTTTGCATAACGTTTAGTATGATTACTATAACAATCAATATACTGAAAACAATTGTGATTATCCATGTAGATTTTGCAAAAAACGGAATTATTGGAAAGAAACAGAGCATTATAATCAGAGCCTGGAATTCAAGCAATACAAAAAAGTTCTTTAACAGCTTGTTTGGAGATTTCTGAACACCCACAAGAACTGATCCGATTATCATACCTACTGCCCATGAAGCTTCTATGACAGATAACTGGAAGCTCGATACTTTCAGTATTCTATAAGTTATGTATGGAACAATAAGAACTATAAGAGGTACTCCTATGATCTGAATAATGAATACAAATTTTAAAAGGAACTTGATTATTTTCTGTTCGTTTATATATATAAAACCTTCTTTTATTTCTTCAAAATAATTGTTTGATTTGACTGTGAATTCGGTGTTTGTTTTGAAGCGTAAGAATATTTCGGATAAGCCCGAAACAATGAATGATATACCATTAATCAAGAACACAAACCAAATCCCGAAAAGATTGTATGATAACGCTCCCAAAACAGGCCCTAGGATATTTGTTGACGCAAGTATTGCCTGCATGATGGAGTTTGATTTCAAAACCCTGTTTTCCTCAACTATATTGGGTATTGAGGCTGTAAGGGCAAGCTGAAAAAATGAATTGAACAATGCCAGGATTACCGTTGCAGAGATTATTAATAAAAGCGAACCGGAATACCTGCTGATTAGTACCATGAAGACCAATACAGTTATCCCGCTTAGAATATCAGCGGTTACGATTATTACTTTTCTGCTGTATCTGTCTATGAATACACCCGCAAACATGTTAACAAAAATTTTTGGTATTAACCCCAGTACTAATACTGTGGAGAACGCAATTGCCGAACCTATCAGATCAAGAACATATAAGCTCAGCGCAAAACTGAATATGGATGTGCCCAAAGTTGACACTAGCTGACCGCTAATGAGAAGAATAAAATTCAAACTATTACCTGTACTTTTTGTGTTGCTATTCTGATTTATTATGTTTTCCATAAATGTCCTCTTATGTTGTATGATGGCTTTATTATCTTCGATAATAATATTTCCAGTAAGACCAATTATAAATCATTTGTAAAAATAAGGCAAATAAAAAGTCACCTCAGAAAGAGATGACTTTCCTGGTGACCCATAGGGGATTCGAACCCCTGTTACCGCCGTGAGAGGGCGGTGTCTTAGGCCACTTGACCAATGGGCCGTACTTTGATACTGCAACAGTAATTATAGCACTTCTATAAAATTTATTCAATAGATTTATAAACGATTAAACGTATTTTCCAAAACTGATGAGTGCTAACAGCTAAGCTGCCGTATCTGCTTTCTGATTCATACATGAAGATACAATAAAAAGACAGACTGTTACACAAATATTAAGTGCAAACAAAATATCGGATTCAAAGGATATGCCTGATTTTAAATATTTACTGTGCAAGTCTTCTATGCAGTTGCATACTGCTTCGTAATCTTCTGCAATATCAGTAGTTTCCAGATCGTTGAAGGAATTTATATTTCCGGAATTAGCTTTATAAAACTGCGATAGTTTTGATTCGTAAAAATAATGCTCCACCATGTTACCTGAAAATTGTTTTGAATGGGCATGGCAGAAGTAATCGGACAGGTAGTGGGTTATCACTCCAAGCCTTTCTGAAAACTGCTTCGTACACTTTGGCAAGCGTGTAAATCTATAACTTATCATCTCTTTTATTTCACGCTTTAGGAAATTAATTGAATCTTCCTTGTAATGTGGTATCTTAATGTAGCTTGAAGAGATATCAGGCTTGATATTGCCGTATAGGAATCCTATACTGTTAAGCTTAATATTCATTTTGCTTTCTATTACCTTCTGTACTGATTTTGAAATATACAAATGTGTCATTGTATTCATATCTGTCTCCATTTCTATTATGGATAAATGAATTACAGCTGTAATGAAAATGCTGTTAGTGTAAAGAATAATTAATATGTTTAACAAGTTACTGATTTTATTTTATATACATAATGGGAAAAACGTATTAATACCGTGTAAAATCCGGGTTAAAGCAGTATCAAATATATAGTGTCCAAATGTTTTTCCGAAATACATGGTATTTATATATAAATCTGTAGTACTAATAGAAAAATAGTAATTGATGTAAAATGTTTTAGTATGACAGAATTTGAGAATGTGCTATAATAGCTGCTGAAAGCAAATATCCTTAGCAGTTTACGCAAACTGTGCAAGGCAGCTTTATAAAGAATAAGTTTATCCCTGATAATCGAGGAGATTGCTATGAAATTACCTTTAGAATTTTTAAACAAGATGAAAAATCTTCTGGGAATAGATGAATACACAGAATTTATAAACTCTTTCAATGATCAAAGGTATTACGGCTTGAGAGTGAATACATTGAAGACTGATATTGATGATTTTATCAGAAAGTCTCCTTTCCGGCTTGAACGTGTGCCTTGGACCCGTGACGGTTATTACTACAGCGAAGGTGATAGTCCAGGGAGGCACC
The Clostridia bacterium DNA segment above includes these coding regions:
- a CDS encoding MFS transporter; the protein is MENIINQNSNTKSTGNSLNFILLISGQLVSTLGTSIFSFALSLYVLDLIGSAIAFSTVLVLGLIPKIFVNMFAGVFIDRYSRKVIIVTADILSGITVLVFMVLISRYSGSLLLIISATVILALFNSFFQLALTASIPNIVEENRVLKSNSIMQAILASTNILGPVLGALSYNLFGIWFVFLINGISFIVSGLSEIFLRFKTNTEFTVKSNNYFEEIKEGFIYINEQKIIKFLLKFVFIIQIIGVPLIVLIVPYITYRILKVSSFQLSVIEASWAVGMIIGSVLVGVQKSPNKLLKNFFVLLEFQALIIMLCFFPIIPFFAKSTWIITIVFSILIVIVIILNVMQSAPLLSYFQMNTPENIRARLFGVFNTVMMVAPPLGMWIYGIIMHRVVWPAIPVVSGLIMLLFSLYASRNKHFKSFIASLEKK
- a CDS encoding zinc dependent phospholipase C family protein → MNTMTHLYISKSVQKVIESKMNIKLNSIGFLYGNIKPDISSSYIKIPHYKEDSINFLKREIKEMISYRFTRLPKCTKQFSERLGVITHYLSDYFCHAHSKQFSGNMVEHYFYESKLSQFYKANSGNINSFNDLETTDIAEDYEAVCNCIEDLHSKYLKSGISFESDILFALNICVTVCLFIVSSCMNQKADTAA